DNA sequence from the Mangifera indica cultivar Alphonso chromosome 18, CATAS_Mindica_2.1, whole genome shotgun sequence genome:
acctagttttttttgtttgcgCTTGCATCTTTAGTTTGACGTAATGCTTGATTTCATCTGGGTTTTTgctctttcttgattttttttcttgaaatctttGGCTAGTGAAGCCAATGGTTTGATTTGTCCAGTGTTAATGTTGTTTAAGTACAGTAATGGTGCATTTTCTTTGTGGTGTTTTGTGCATTTTGTGGAAGTGTGGACATCTGAGTGTTTTGGCAGATGGGTTTGTCTCAAGTTCTTGTCGTTCAAGTGTGTATCTTTAGAtgggagaaatttttttttttttaatctcgtTCTTTTGGAGTGCCATGTGTTTGGAAATGCGGGGAGATTTGAGGAGTAATTATTGATGGATACATTTTGAGTCAGAGGGCTTTGCATTGTGATCCTGTGTGTTTTAGAGCTCTTCAACAGTGAGAGGTGTAGtcatttgaaagatttaaagGCATGCTTTATGGAGTTCATGATTGTAGTGAGGATTTAGATGGTATTTGCCTGAGGATTTGCAAAGGTAGCAAATTTTTGGGCTAAATCTGGATGATATTAAGggagataaattacttaaagaGACAGGAATCTTCTAACTCACGGTTCAATGTGAGATTGTTGGCATCTTTGGGTTTGTAGTTTTCTCTATTGTATTTCTTTTAGCAATTTTCGGTCTTTTGAGGAATTTCCTTGGTGCTTCGTGTTTtgggtttgatttttattttaatttttatggtgTAGCTCTGTATTGTTCTGATGTCCTTAGGTTGGGTctctttgtttgattttatttctatctagcaaagttgaaaaaagaaatgaaatacaACTCAGTGACTTGAGGGCTGTGCAGTTCAAATATATACTATCACTGGATCATTGCATAAATAGGTGTGGTGGAGGCTCTTTAATGCTTGTTGTGAGAACCTGGGTATTGCTGAGGCTATGTGGAATTCATTTTGCCTCTGTGAAGCTTAAAAATGTCCTCATGCTTATTTCTTGTGGTTATTCTCAATGTCCTCCAAAGTGAATGAGGGATCTTAAGTGTTTTCCTTTTTGTTGAAGGCCTCATAagatgttacaaaaaaaatatgtttgtaccTTTCTTGTCTGATGCATTTCAGGTGtcaaaatagattttgtttctGTTCTTGTTGTCTAAGCCAAACTATTATGTTGAATACTATAAAATGACCAGTATGAACAGagttctttatatttatttgctcACATGCTTGCATATCTTCTTGTATGTGAGCTACTGATGAGGAATTGAGATGTTTGGTTTTGCTGTGCTGATTAACAGCTTTTTCTATATTATGAATCTGTAATTTGACAGGTCGAAGGCTGAGCATAAGTCATGTTACATTCAATTTAGCTGATCCTAGATGTTGATTTATCTTGACTCATGTAGCATAAGAGCCATATCTTTTGGGTGGTGGTTTTGAGAGAAAATTGGACATGAATTTGTTGGTGGGGACATGCTCGAGCCAAGGGAAGCTGATGTACCTATCCTATTTCTGGTCCTCGTTGTGCTTCCTGTGGTTGCTTATTTCTTACTTGGCAAATGGAGTGAAACAGCAAAGAAGAGGGAGAGGATAAATTTGCTTGCTCAATTGGCTGCTGAAGAAGCTTTGAAAGCAGAAGCAATGGGTGCTGCCAATGTTATCCCTGTTGTTGCTACATCAAAAAATGCACTTCATGTCTGTGCCAGATGCTCTGCTCCTTCTATAACCCGCTGTTCCAGATGCAAGTCTGTCAGATATtggtatttctttttctcttctactGTAACAtgctttattattaatatatacttttaaaagaCCTTAAATCCATGTCTGAGCAAGAACCTTTTCAGAGCTGCATCAAAGCAATATGCCCTTTTACTCtatcaatttgtttttatctttaaattttgtgCAACCTTATCAGATATTGATACCTGTATTTTTATTTCACCTTCTTTCTAAGTGATAATTTCACATCCATTAGGTAAAATTTACAAAAGGTAATTCATGAGTGGTTTTTATCACCGGCAGGTGTAGACCATAGTCAGTAAATTTGTTCTAGAATTACTAAACATTGGACTGATAACCTCTGTGCAGTTCTGGAAAGTGTCAGATAATTCACTGGAGGCAAGGTCATAAGCAAGAATGCCAACAACTAGAGAAAACAATCTTATGCTCATCTCCTCTGGCTGAATCAATTCAAGATACAATTCTACTTAATGAAAGCTTGAACTCTCAGTTATCTGGGTATTATAGTAAGACTGGGAGGGAGAAAGCACCATCAGATGACATGATTCATCCATCAACAAGCAGAGGTGCCTTTGCTGCCACACATTGCTCTGCAGTTGATTCCTCTCATGTCTCCTTGTTGGATAGAGCTGCAGACAAGCGGGCTTGCCTTAAATCCAACAGAGAATTGTTAAGAAAAGAGGATGCAACTGTATTTGACTCCGAAAAAGAACCCCTTGAAAGTTGCACTACAAATCCAAATTCATCTATTAATGTTTCACCAAAAGAGGCTCCAGTGAGGCATAAGGTTCTTACCTTTTAAGTTTCTATTTCATAAGCATTGGCTTTTCTGTAATCATTATGCAGTTTCTGATTGTGCCAAGTGTTGTCTGCAGTCAAGAACTAGTGACTTTGTTGTGTCAGCTGAAGAGACTTGGAGACAACACTATGGCAATGTCTCTAATGTCCATACTCATGGACCTGCAAGAAGTACACTGCTTGAAAATCATTATTATCAGTGCCAAGATGGAAACATATCTGAACCAAGAAGCAGCTCTGGATTTCCAATTGCACCATATTCTGCAAAATATGGGACAAATGCACATACTGAGACTGCTGTTGTTCCTGATGGAAATGTTGAAATGTTGGATTGTTATTCTGATATGAAAGCAATCAATGGAagtataaaagtaaaaaacGCATTGAATCCTAGAGGGACCAAAAGTTGTAAGTCGGAAAAATCATCCACAAAAGTAGTTGGTGAGCAGCCGTGCACAACCGTAGTTGGTGAACAATTATGCTCAGAAAAAGAGTGGAAAGGACTGATTGAGGATGAATCAAGTGGGTCTCTGGATTACATTTCCTATCTATACCTTGCAGTTTCTGGTTTTCCTAATTCTGGATTTGTGATACAGAAGTTCCAAGAGTGAGAGAAAATATCACAGCACAGAGAAGCAGTGGGGTCTCCAAGATGGGAATTGTGAAGATGATGGGTTTAAGGAAGTCATCCAAACTCAAACAGGATGCCCCAGAACTTGGGcttggaaaaaagaaattgaaggtAGGTTCCCTTAAAATATAGTTACATATCAACTGCAATCTGTGCACAATTCATACTGGATTCTTGAATTATTAAGTGATCTCATTTGTTTTCACTATTGTGGTGTCTTAGATGTTGTTTCCTTATGAAGAATTTGTGAAGTTTTTCCAATGTGAAGTTTTTGATTTATTACCCAGGGGCCTTGTAAACTGTGGGAATAGGTATGGACTGTTCTTCTTTCCAGACCTTTTTGCAAACTATGATTTAGAATcttgataatttgatatgaagatgttttggtttgtttatatatagattaaaaGATTGAGCATGCATTAGTTTCTTGGTTggcatttttaaattttttgttgattattacttttattatgcAGTTGCTATGCTAATGCCGTGTTGCAGTGTTTGACCTGCACAAGGCCTCTTGTCATCTACTTGCTCCATAGATCACATTCCAAAGCCTGTAACTACATTTGCTTATTTTCCTTAAGTGATAGCTTTCATGATGTTGATATTAGTTTAGTGTTCTAGCATATATGTGATTTCAGAATTATCATTTGAGTGATAGGTTGTGGAAAAGATTGGTGTCTAATGTGTGAACTTGAGCAACATGTAATGATGTTAAGAGAAAGTGGCGGTCCCCTGTCTCCTGGCAGAATCCTGTTGCATATGCGAAGTATTAATGATCAGATTGGGGATGGAAGCCAGGAAGATGCACATGAGTTCTTAAGGTCCTCAAGATCTGCTAGctgtttatttttaaagacaATTTTATATCTATGAAGATGCTGGTTCTACTCTTCTTTACTTCTGTTTTCACAGATATATCATCTGAATCCTGAATATATCCGATGTGAaaagtttcaacttttataCTTCAATTTGTAAATGGAATTTCAGCCTTTCAGACATTGAAGAAGTTAAACTTTGTACATCACTGTTGTTTTATATCAGGCTTCTGGTTGCCTTGATGCAATCCATATGCTTGGAGGGACTTGGTGGTGAGAGCAGGGTTGATCCCAGATTGCAAGAAACTACTTTTATCCAACATACTTTTGGTGGGCGTCTTATGTCAAAGGTTTTATTGCTCATTAGCTCCCTTGAAAACTTGTCTTAAATTATGTTCTAATAAAGTTTAATgtactatttaattttatcttcatcttaATTCTTTCGGTAGTTTTAAATGATGTCTCTGTCAATTTCAATGCAATAGGTAAAGTGTCTTAGATGTTATCATGAATCAGAAAGATACGAAAACATTATGGATCTTACATTAGAGATATTTGGCTGGGTTGAGTCACTGGAAGATGCATTGACTCAATTTACAACTGCTGAGGATTTGGACGGTGAAAACATGTACAGATGTGGAAGGTTTGTTAAACTTCTTGAAGCATGTTCTTTGGAATTTCAAGTTTATTGCAATATACTAACTCACTGGCTCTGCTATTTTTTGATGAGAAGGTGTGCTTCATATGTCCGAGCCAGGAAGCAGTTGAGTATACATGAGGCACCAAACGTCCTGACAATTGTCTTGAAGAGATTCCGGGTATACTTGCTTTGTTCATGAGAATCAGTTCTTTCTGTGTTATTATGTTATCttcagtaattttatttactttagatggttataataataatcaagCCTAGAGTAATATCATCTACTGTCACTGGATGCCTTTAGTGTAGtattttcaaaatgattttgAGGCTGGTACATCTGTGTAGAAATCTGTTTGTTTCTTATACAACCTGTATATGGTTTTGGGCTCATTgctatttgatttgatttgatttgcttTATCAGGAGGGAAGATatgggaaaataaataaatgtatcaCTTTCCCCGAAATGCTGGACATGATTCCATTCATGACTGGAACTGGTGACATGCCTCCGCTTTACTTGCTATATGGCGTTGTTGTACATTTGGATACACAGAATGCATCATTTTCAGGGCATTATGTGTCTTATATAAAAGATTTGCGAGGCAATTGGTTCAGGATAGATGACACAGAGGTAAATCTGTTTCTTCTAGTACTTTGAGTTGGGCAAATATGTGTTAATTATTTGCATTCGATAAATGGGAATTGAAATGATGGTCTATTTGGAAAATAACTGTTCTATGAATGTGTTCTCTTGCATTTTATATGCTGTGTCATAGAAATGGTACCTCTACAAAACAAGTGAACCCCTGTTTAATGTAGATGAATTGCTTCCTCTTTTTCATCTATTGCCCTATATTCTGAAAAATTATGTAAGAGTACCTGCTGACTTTAGGATGTAGCTTAGTTCACCATTATCATGGTTGAATTTAGGAACCTAAGCAGTCACATATTTATTTCCCTCTGGTTATACTAACTGACGTGGTTCCTGTATCTGATGTATTAAGAATAAACAAGATTGATTGGTTTTCAATATAGtttatgattttcattattgttttgATTCCTTAACagaaaagataattaattttttcctttctttttgtgGGTTACAGGTTCATCCTGTGCCAATGAGCCAGGTGATGTCAGAAGGGGCATATATCCTATTTTACATGAGGTAGACGTTTGATCTGTTGCTAAACTGTTGTACAAAAGAAGTGTTTTTTCTCTGTGTGAATTGCCAATGTACGTCTTATGTGGAAATTTTGCTCTTGTCAGGGTCCTTAAATGGATTTTGTGAAATTTTCCCAGTTTTGTGTTCATTGGAATAATTGTCAATTGTATGTGTTCCTATTATATATACTTAGTTCTCTTATATAATTGCTTTCATAGGTCCTGCCCCCGGCCGCCACTGAGAGCATCTTTGGGGAAAGCTATGAGACAGCAGGTTCCAGCTTCTGCAAGGCATTGCATACCTAAAACTCTGAAGTCTTCAAGACAAGAAAAAAACACAGCAAGCAGCCATGTTGTTGGCCTAGAGTGTTCATGTGATATTAGAGCAGAAATTGCTTCTACCTTTACTGACCACAACTCTGATGGTATTCTTCCGAGGGTGACTAACAAAAGTACACAGCCGGTGATGGAAAGATATGTCGAGCCGACAACCATGGAGTTCTCTGATGCAACTTCAAGTGATTGGTCCCTTTTCACCAGCTCAGATGAGGCTTCTTTTACATCTGAGAGTGCGAGAGACTCTTTCAGCACTGTGGATTATTCTGATACAAATGGAGATCCGGTATCGACCTTCAAGACTGGGTACGCTGAATCTGCAAGTGCTAACACAGTTTGCTGTTGGACTTTTCCAAATAGTAAACCACAGACTAGGTTCAGTGTAGAAAAGAAGGGCTACGTTTCTGACTGTCATTTGTCTACTCAATCTACACAGAAATTACATAGGGTCGACGAGGTCAGGCAGGTTGATGATTCTTCAGCTGAATCTTCATCTGATAGTAACTGCAGCATGTTTGTAAATTATCGGACTTGTAGAATGTAGTTATTGAACTCTTTTTAAGTAAGGTGTATTAGCCAGGTAGAAGTGCCTCAAATTTTTGTTCCCAATAGTTTGTTGATTGAGGCATGTGGATCATCAAATATTAAAACACCCAAGAAAAGGAATATTCGTGTAAGATTTTACCATgaatcattaattaaattttaaatgttcaTGTGATCAATCATAATCTGTcgtattcaaaaaataattcactaatttttaattcacattaatatcttaataatatgatttttatagTTATTCGTATTAATATTACTCAATGGAGacctttaatatatttattgtgtGATGTGATTATTCAATGGGTATCATGTAAATAGTGAGCTTCAAAGGCTTGTATCATCTAGAcaatttatatgcatataatatatttaaagaataaataaaaagtagaCTACACGAGTGAAAATATGACACTtctttaattgatataaattatttatataagataaaatatccTGAAATCGATAACACAATTGGTTCATAAAGCAAACACTAATATACATGAGCACTTAAATGTCCATTTGGCCTCTCTAGAGAAGGTAACTGAATAAATTCCATCAAAGGTCATGTTGGGAAGCTTTATTGTATCTCTAAACACCTTGGTAGTGAAGACTAGTAAACTAAGCATCGAAGGAGAAAATACTCCTCCAATCTATCCGAAGAGAACACTAGTCGTTTATCGTTCAATTACTCGTAATTTGTCAACAATCAACGAAGCcgataaataaaaaagttgatgGAGAAAACGAGATCACAAATGATTCCAcatcaagaaattcaaaaaatatccTACTTTATATAGCAGATCTACTTTGCCCACCTCCATCAATTAAATCTATACCATTGGTAAGcgcaaaaaagttattttcaCAACTCTAAATAGTAAGAGAGATAGCATTTTACAagattattttctaaaatattttattatattatttgttattttaattgaaaacaagattatttttatacaaaaaatttagtAAGAAATAATGTCAGAAGTAAAATCTTATTATCCCTAAAAGATTTTTACCACTGGATATGACAGGTGGATAAATGTATTTTACAAAGTTAAAAGAGAtgtctcattttttttcatcaaagtttgggtgggatatagtcattccgttttattttttagagtaatgttatgtgtattatttttatctacaAAAAATgacgtattattatatgataaataattaaaaattaaaaaaataatatttaattatataataatatattattatttgtatataaaatagtacatataattttatgggaaattattaaaaataggcaaaagtaagggggcttaagcgaaattgcccaaaaaattcatatttaagcaaaaatgcccaacatttgtgaaatgtctaaaatactcCGCTatataaacaagccaaaatttcataattcccACTGTAAAACGCCCATAATTACTGTGcgaattcaaaaaaattagactTTTCTCCCACTGTGAAAAGCGTTCCACTATTGCCCACTGTGAAGCCATTTCTGACGATTGTCTTGATCTTCGGTGACCGAAAATGGTCGAGAAGGTTAGTATGTCTTTCGtgatcttgtttgaatcaagttattgttcattttattgagatttgagtgagatatTGCGTtttgaaatattagggtttgcGGTTTGAACATTGCTTAATATGTTGTGATTTTTTgctgtttttgttaaatttgttgaggggttttgtgttaaagCATAtctagatttgatttatgttgaaattggaggccgaaatgagcgatttttggccgaaaattGCGTCGGAAGTCATCGGCAGTGCGACAGTGGAACAGTGCTTTCCACTGTAAAGATGAACAGCCCATTGTGACAGTGGTTAGGGGGCTTAAGTGgctttttgaaaataataggGATCCGATTGTTATTGGTAGTCCACTGTAggcgtttctgaaatttgccattTCACAGTGGATTGGGgggaaaattaacaattttgaatCTAAAGGGACGCTAATAATTTTGAGAATTACTGAGGGGCAagagataaatattggacctgtttgtaataGACATTTtttcagggggtaaattgatagtCTTCACATCTAGGGCTTCTCGACgcgtagttttcgaattttcgaatttcaatttccgaagaatttctcgattgttaccattctagggtttttcaacttctagaattcgaatttcagttccgtttttcgaattttatcgttttactatatatcgattcgtatttttcagattttcgaagaatttctcgattgttgccattctaaggtttttcaacctctagaattcgaatttcagttccgttttttcgaatttcaccgttttacgatatatcgactcgtatttttcagatttccaaagaatttctaGATTGTTgccgttctagggtttttcaacctctagaattcaaatttcagtttcgttttttcgaattttaccgttttacgatatatcgactcttatttttcagatttctgaagaatttctaGATTGTTGTCGTTCTAGGGTTTTTAacctctagaattcgaatttcagtttcgttttttcgaattttaccgttttacaatatatcgattcgtatttttcagatttcttaaaaatttctcgattgttgccattctagggttttccaacatctaaaattcgaatttcagttctgttttttcgaattttatcgtttttcagatttctgaagaatttcttgattgttgccattttagggtttttcaacctctagaattcgaatttcagttccgttttttcgaattttaccattttatgatatatccactcgtattttttagatttttgaagaatttctcAATTGCTGCCAttgtagggtttttcaacctctagaattcgaatttcacttccgttttttcgaattttaccgttctAAGGGATTTCAACtattagaattcgaatttcagtttcgttttttcgaatttcaccgttttatgatatatcgactcgtattttcagatttttgaagaatttctcgattgttgtcattctagggttgttcaacctctagaattcgaatttcagtttcatttttttgaatttcatcgttttacgatatatcgactcgtatttttcagatttctgaagaatttctcgattgttgtcattctagggtttttcaacctctagaattgaatttcagtttcgtttttttgaattttatcattttacgatatattgactcgtatttttcagatttctgaagattttctcgattgttgtcattttagggttttcaaccttaaaatttttcaatcacctttattgttttgtattttttttctttttatgatttttccatgaagacatttgtttatatatttgctatttatgCATAACTaacgaattttgtaaatttttgcaGGATATTTCTAGCAAAAGAAGACGTGTTGAaagcgagctgcgaatccctgatgagtccagacactttcggacagatctgatatgtcgtgcacaaaGTACAACATTATGTAGGGTTATGTCTACACTGAGCCCGGagcagctacgactatttgagaggacatgtttcgggtatcttctTCGTTTACCCGAGACTAAATTCTCTGgtatattagttcattcatTTATACTACGGCAGCTACATCGATTCTCTGccagagatgagttttggtttcggattagcggggttgatgttcgTTTTAGCTCGTTTGAGTTTGCATTGGTGACGGGTCTTTCGTTTAGTCGACGCACtgatatttcttcatatattcctcgctcctccagtcataggatcagagatacgtactttcgaggttgtccgaaggtgcaaTATCATGAcctagagcgtgttttcttatCGAGGCcgtggggggatgacgatattgatgcAATCAAGATGGCAttattgtatgttcttcacatggttttgttaggAAATGATCGGCGAAAGAAGGTATCTTTAGAGTATTTACAGTTGGTCGATcatctggatgggtttaattcctatcccTAGGGTGTTCCCGTGTGacagatgacatacgagtctatgtcacaggcgagtgacagAGTATGCTCCGGACGGATGCCTGAGATGCGTAGATACGACCTCTACGGATTTTCTTTCGCCTTTTAGGttagttaaatttattgattatatatattaatttgaaaaaatgtcaaatgatttatttaaattgtaaatgattatattgcaatattggatatatgagactctggacacattacacgattggattgaccttgtcgatctGTATGCGTCCCCACGTATGTTTCGatggcgtacgcgagacgtccctagttggactcatataggtcgtattttcactagTGATCTGGTATgtactagtaaattaataagttgattaattcattatatgttacaattattttaacttatatatcttcatcactaagaggatgtcacattccctcttcgtccatcagTGATCGAagagggtttaccgtggtacgctgagattcgtgagtacaccggtttacccgatgctgattcctcctcatcttttTCGATTCCGATTGCAACTAGAGATGGGGCATCTCCAGCGTCAGGACCTTCAGTTGTACCTGTCGAGTCTTCTGAGtcacatgaggagcctattcagcctcctgttatggagca
Encoded proteins:
- the LOC123202301 gene encoding ubiquitin carboxyl-terminal hydrolase 15-like, whose product is MLEPREADVPILFLVLVVLPVVAYFLLGKWSETAKKRERINLLAQLAAEEALKAEAMGAANVIPVVATSKNALHVCARCSAPSITRCSRCKSVRYCSGKCQIIHWRQGHKQECQQLEKTILCSSPLAESIQDTILLNESLNSQLSGYYSKTGREKAPSDDMIHPSTSRGAFAATHCSAVDSSHVSLLDRAADKRACLKSNRELLRKEDATVFDSEKEPLESCTTNPNSSINVSPKEAPVRHKSRTSDFVVSAEETWRQHYGNVSNVHTHGPARSTLLENHYYQCQDGNISEPRSSSGFPIAPYSAKYGTNAHTETAVVPDGNVEMLDCYSDMKAINGSIKVKNALNPRGTKSCKSEKSSTKVVGEQPCTTVVGEQLCSEKEWKGLIEDESKVPRVRENITAQRSSGVSKMGIVKMMGLRKSSKLKQDAPELGLGKKKLKMLFPYEEFVKFFQCEVFDLLPRGLVNCGNSCYANAVLQCLTCTRPLVIYLLHRSHSKACCGKDWCLMCELEQHVMMLRESGGPLSPGRILLHMRSINDQIGDGSQEDAHEFLRLLVALMQSICLEGLGGESRVDPRLQETTFIQHTFGGRLMSKVKCLRCYHESERYENIMDLTLEIFGWVESLEDALTQFTTAEDLDGENMYRCGRCASYVRARKQLSIHEAPNVLTIVLKRFREGRYGKINKCITFPEMLDMIPFMTGTGDMPPLYLLYGVVVHLDTQNASFSGHYVSYIKDLRGNWFRIDDTEVHPVPMSQVMSEGAYILFYMRSCPRPPLRASLGKAMRQQVPASARHCIPKTLKSSRQEKNTASSHVVGLECSCDIRAEIASTFTDHNSDGILPRVTNKSTQPVMERYVEPTTMEFSDATSSDWSLFTSSDEASFTSESARDSFSTVDYSDTNGDPVSTFKTGYAESASANTVCCWTFPNSKPQTRFSVEKKGYVSDCHLSTQSTQKLHRVDEVRQVDDSSAESSSDSNCSMFVNYRTCRM